Genomic segment of Bartonella bacilliformis KC583:
AACCTTTGAAATGAAGGACTGGAGCTCAACGGTTTCTCCTCCTGGTAATATCAGTTTTAAAACATACGTAGCATGGTTATATGTTAGTGTATACCCTCCTTTATTTGCCCTCTATTATCTGCAAAATGACTCTTCCTCCATCTCTACAACGCCGCTGCCTCTTTATTACAATCCAGAAAATGGTCATATCGCTCAATATTACGATTCATATGGGTCTTTCTATTGTATGGCTTCCAAACAAACTACTTCACAAGATTGGAATTGGGTACAATGGACAGAGTGTACAGATAAAATTCCTTCAAAGAAGGATTCAACCTTCTGGGATGTTTCTCAGTTAAATGGAAATGAAGGTTTTATTCTGGATTATCAAGGCAATCCGTTAAGGGTTACTCAATATGGTACCCGTTGGGGTGTCCCTTATACAGCAAAAACGAGTTATATACCAAAAGACACAACAAACTCTCCAACATCTAAGTTTATTCTTTCTACTGATATTGAACAATGGAATCGTTACACGAATGGGAATTTAGGGGAAACACTTCCTTTTTGCCCTGCTCCTGGAAAAAAAGGGAGTATTTTGCAAACTTCTCAAGCGCGAAAGGGGCTATTTTTACCTCCTTGGTTTACCCTCTCTGAGGCATGGATACAAAGACTATGGCAAATCGCTAGAAGCACCGTAGATGGAACGGAACGAATTGGCTTTTGCGGTATCTGCATGTTGCAAACTTCGCAAATGCTTGCTGAATTGCAAGAAAATTATCAAACTCCTACCTATCAGGATGGAGCAGGTTATTTCTTTAATACGGCTTTTGGTAGGGATCCATTTGTTTCATTGCGTTCTAGATTCCCTCATATTGCAGAAAGGCTGCAAATGACAGAAGTATATTCTGAAACGCCTTTTACTCCAACAGAGGATAGACATGAACGAGCGAACAGAGCATGTAATGTAATGATATCAACATTTTTACCCGACGTTATGTGGAGATCTTCAGCAGTTGGAAGAGCAAGCGCAGAAATAGCAAGAACACTTATAGGCCTATTTCGCATTCCTCCTGGAACGATTGGGTTTGTTGAAGTTGTTAGAGAGAATACAGAGCGTACAGGCTACGTTGCTCATGCACAGCCTTTTATAAGAACACAGGAAGGGATCATATTAATTCCTACCAATGCACCTCAATTGAGTCTTGACGAATTCCGTCAATCTCTGACCCCAATACCAACAACACAACAAGGTTTAGAAAGATTAGTTTTATATCTTTCAGTGAGAGGCTCTCAACCAATTCGTTCAGTCTCAACTTTTGAAATGGTTCAGTTAACCTTACCCTCTTTGAATGTTTATATGTCTCAAAGAGATTGTACTGGAGAAGGTGATCATAGAAGAGGTAGCAGGCAACTTCCAAGCACTTCATCCATTAATGAATGTGCTAGCGGTGGCGGCAGGTGTTCCCCACGATAAATAAAGGTTTTGAAACTATGAAAGAGTTTGGTAGGAAGATAAGAAAAAATCAGACTATATGATTTTCTTAGAACAGTAAAAAATGCCAAACTCTTTCAATAAAGACCAGTATATATCGAAAAAGTGATCTTCATCTTATGATGAAGATCACTTTCGTGTCTTGGTAAATACTAACAAACACGTTCATAGGTGTTAAGTTCACGTTTTAAATATCCATTATCAACTAAACAGCGTCTCAATCTCGCATAATCATCACTAAAGAGAGAACAAATTTTGGAAATTTCGAACTCGCTATAAGTTCTATTTAAATCAAACGCATTCACAATTTTGCTTAATATCTCTTGTGTCTCAAGCTGCTGGTCATTTAATTCTTTATTATCCCTTTTTCTGCTTTGTAAAGTTATATTCCAAGAATCTGTAACCACTTGCCATTTTTTTTCATTATATTCAATCAAGCCAATAGAGTGTAAACGAGCAACAGCTTTGTTAACCTTTTTGATGTCTAATTCTGTCACAGTACAAATTTCTGAAATACTCTTTTCTCCTAAAATTATTGCGGCATAAATTAATCGCAACTCTGCATTAGCCATTACCCCATGAAAAGCAGAAATTTTAAGATCATTTTGTAATTTTTCTTTTCCTATAGGAAATTGACTAGAACGAATTGGTATTTCATCCATCTCTAATAATTCTTCCTGCAGTGATTGTTGACGAAAAACTAATTCAGATGGTAGCCTTTTGCGAATAATACCTAAACCACTTTGGCGATATTTATGTAATTCAGGTATCGTTATTACCTCATAACTATAATCAAGCCTACTTATAATCTCTTCCCATAGAGGTGTACGAACGCGTCTTAATAATTCTTTACTATCTGAAGAAATTTGCGCTAAAATTATTGGTTCATGTAAAATTAAATACCCCCCTTCAGCAATATGAGGCCAAAGAGTTGCTACAAACCGAACATCATCAGCAAGTGAGCCTGCATCAATCCAAGCAAAGTCAATTTTTCCCCAAGATGTGATTATTTTATCATCAATGTCAAAAAAATTTCTTTGAACCATAGTAATAAATTCGAGATTTGTTTTATCTGCTTGTATAGTATCCCATATCTCCTGCGCAGATTGGCCAAGCGCTGTAAAATCATCTATGGTTATGAGATGGGGGTTATAATCTGCTGGTACATGTGAAGGATCAAGTACTTCTGTACGTTCTTGCCATATATTTTTTTCAATTATTTCTTTGTCATTAATCCATTCTTCTTTCGCTTTTTTAAGAGCTTCAAGAATAAAAATTGTGCTATCGCCTGCACCAATTTCAATAACAAGGTTTGGGCGCACCATTTTTAGTAAGGCACTAATAAGCTCAGAACTATTTTCTGTTCCCATTCCTGGTCTAATAAGGTTCATACTTCTCCCCCTTTTATTTCAAAATAAACGCAATATACCAGCTTCAATAAAAGTGCATAGAGTATTTTTCATGGTGTCAGAGAGGTTCGTTATGGGCCACTCCATAGTATGAGGCTTTGATAATTTATTTAAAAAATTTTTTGCTTGCGCATCTACCAAAAATACCCGACCATTTAATGGATTTATTACTTTGTAACCAGCCTTAAACGTTACAATTATACATGTTGGTTCCCGTATAATACCGCTTGGTATATTTTCTAAAAACAGTTGATTAGTTTCGAGGATACCATGGCGT
This window contains:
- a CDS encoding DUF1561 family protein, encoding MKLKLFFFFLSLLLTIQTSSAAPVPGVIQKPPDRPHDKAIKIRVHTGGEYCYTPTFTEGMGYIYINDCSSSTVKARYDLFQRVAWNINDTWLCMTAPESITGSDSNSSANWDYLTLKPCVINDQNQRWIIKDGGFYTADERFRVKDTHWYAYISKDSKASYDHQLTFEMKDWSSTVSPPGNISFKTYVAWLYVSVYPPLFALYYLQNDSSSISTTPLPLYYNPENGHIAQYYDSYGSFYCMASKQTTSQDWNWVQWTECTDKIPSKKDSTFWDVSQLNGNEGFILDYQGNPLRVTQYGTRWGVPYTAKTSYIPKDTTNSPTSKFILSTDIEQWNRYTNGNLGETLPFCPAPGKKGSILQTSQARKGLFLPPWFTLSEAWIQRLWQIARSTVDGTERIGFCGICMLQTSQMLAELQENYQTPTYQDGAGYFFNTAFGRDPFVSLRSRFPHIAERLQMTEVYSETPFTPTEDRHERANRACNVMISTFLPDVMWRSSAVGRASAEIARTLIGLFRIPPGTIGFVEVVRENTERTGYVAHAQPFIRTQEGIILIPTNAPQLSLDEFRQSLTPIPTTQQGLERLVLYLSVRGSQPIRSVSTFEMVQLTLPSLNVYMSQRDCTGEGDHRRGSRQLPSTSSINECASGGGRCSPR
- a CDS encoding DUF2087 domain-containing protein; the protein is MNLIRPGMGTENSSELISALLKMVRPNLVIEIGAGDSTIFILEALKKAKEEWINDKEIIEKNIWQERTEVLDPSHVPADYNPHLITIDDFTALGQSAQEIWDTIQADKTNLEFITMVQRNFFDIDDKIITSWGKIDFAWIDAGSLADDVRFVATLWPHIAEGGYLILHEPIILAQISSDSKELLRRVRTPLWEEIISRLDYSYEVITIPELHKYRQSGLGIIRKRLPSELVFRQQSLQEELLEMDEIPIRSSQFPIGKEKLQNDLKISAFHGVMANAELRLIYAAIILGEKSISEICTVTELDIKKVNKAVARLHSIGLIEYNEKKWQVVTDSWNITLQSRKRDNKELNDQQLETQEILSKIVNAFDLNRTYSEFEISKICSLFSDDYARLRRCLVDNGYLKRELNTYERVC